One window of Bacillus sp. THAF10 genomic DNA carries:
- the ribF gene encoding bifunctional riboflavin kinase/FAD synthetase — protein sequence MNVIYLEHPHTRKKEACAPSVVALGFFDGIHLGHQKVIAGAKRKAEEMGLECAVMTLDPHPSVVLRREVQHIRYITPLKEKIRLLTSLGVDTLYVVKFDLHFASLVPQDFVDQYIIGLNIKHVVAGFDYSYGSLGKGTMETLPFHSRDQFEQTIIQKYTTNNLKVSSTFIREQLKDGVVHELPQTLGRLYQVRGIVGHGEKRGRTIGFPTANVVLNDEYIIPKTGVYAVQMRVKGNWQNGVCNIGYKPTFHHKKEDAPPSIEVHLLDFHDVIYEEEVVIEWHQKLRDEKKFSGVDALVDQIKKDKSQAEEYFQKKPHDTCFLR from the coding sequence ATGAACGTAATCTATTTAGAGCACCCACACACGAGGAAAAAAGAAGCATGTGCCCCATCTGTTGTTGCACTCGGTTTTTTTGACGGAATCCATCTTGGGCATCAGAAGGTGATTGCTGGTGCCAAGAGAAAAGCGGAAGAAATGGGCCTCGAATGTGCCGTCATGACGTTAGACCCCCACCCTTCTGTTGTTTTACGTAGAGAGGTTCAGCATATTCGATACATAACCCCTCTTAAAGAGAAAATCAGATTGCTCACATCACTCGGTGTAGACACGTTATATGTAGTCAAGTTTGACTTGCATTTTGCTTCTCTAGTACCGCAGGATTTTGTCGATCAATATATCATCGGTTTAAACATTAAGCATGTGGTTGCAGGGTTTGACTATTCTTATGGAAGTCTTGGAAAAGGAACGATGGAAACTCTTCCTTTTCACTCAAGAGATCAGTTTGAACAAACCATCATTCAAAAATATACAACTAACAACTTAAAGGTGAGCTCTACTTTTATCCGAGAGCAATTAAAGGATGGAGTGGTTCACGAGCTTCCTCAGACCCTTGGGCGGTTGTATCAGGTAAGAGGAATCGTTGGACACGGCGAGAAAAGGGGACGTACCATTGGGTTTCCAACCGCCAATGTAGTTCTCAACGACGAATATATTATTCCAAAGACTGGAGTATATGCCGTTCAAATGCGAGTTAAAGGGAATTGGCAGAACGGGGTATGTAATATCGGCTATAAACCGACTTTTCATCATAAGAAAGAAGACGCACCACCTTCAATAGAGGTACATCTCCTCGATTTCCATGATGTGATTTATGAGGAAGAAGTAGTAATTGAATGGCATCAAAAGCTTCGAGACGAAAAGAAATTTTCTGGTGTTGATGCACTTGTCGACCAAATAAAAAAGGACAAGTCTCAAGCAGAGGAGTATTTTCAAAAAAAACCGCATGATACTTGCTTTTTACGGTAA
- the pnp gene encoding polyribonucleotide nucleotidyltransferase, which translates to MGQDKQVFSIDWAGRELSVEIGQLAKQANGAVMVRYGDTAVLSTATASKEPKKLDFFPLTVNYEERLYAVGKIPGGFIKREGRPSEKAILASRLIDRPIRPLFADGFRNEVQVISIVMSVDQNCSSEMAAMFGSSLALSVSDIPFEGPIAGVTVGRIDNEFVINPNVEQLEKSDINLVVAGTKDAINMVEAGADEVPEEVMLEAIMFGHEEIKRLIAFQEEIVQAIGKEKTEIKLYEVDKTLELEIRALAEEKMTKAVQVHEKHAREAAIKEVKEEVIARYEEQELEADVLKQVNEILSMLVKEEVRRLITEDKVRPDGRKSDEIRPLSSEVGLLPRTHGSGLFTRGQTQALSICTLGALGDVQILDGLGIEEEKRFMHHYNFPLFSVGETGPMRGPGRREIGHGALGERALEPVIPSEKDFPYTVRLVSEVLESNGSTSQASICASTLAMMDAGVPIKAPVAGIAMGLIKKGEHYTVLTDIQGMEDHLGDMDFKVAGTSKGVTALQMDIKIEGLSRDILEEALQQAKIGRIQILDSMLATLAESRKELSPYAPKILMMSINPDKIRDVIGPSGKQINKIIEETGVKIDIEQDGTVFISSIDMEMNEKAKKIIEDIVREVQVGEIYLGKVKRIEKFGAFVELFSGKDGLVHISELAEERVKQVEDIVKLGEEVLVKVMEIDKQGRVNLSRKVLLKEKKEKNEQMS; encoded by the coding sequence ATGGGACAAGATAAACAAGTCTTTTCTATTGATTGGGCTGGCAGAGAACTTTCAGTAGAAATAGGACAATTAGCCAAACAAGCAAACGGTGCTGTAATGGTACGTTACGGAGACACCGCTGTACTTAGCACCGCAACAGCTTCAAAAGAGCCAAAAAAATTAGATTTCTTTCCATTAACTGTAAACTACGAAGAAAGACTTTACGCGGTAGGGAAAATTCCAGGTGGTTTTATTAAACGAGAAGGCCGTCCAAGTGAAAAAGCAATTCTTGCAAGTCGCTTAATCGATCGACCAATTCGTCCATTGTTTGCTGACGGATTTCGTAATGAAGTACAAGTCATCAGCATTGTTATGAGTGTAGATCAAAACTGTTCTTCTGAAATGGCAGCAATGTTTGGATCTTCCCTTGCTCTGTCTGTTTCTGACATTCCTTTTGAAGGGCCAATTGCTGGGGTAACAGTAGGAAGAATTGACAACGAGTTTGTCATTAACCCAAATGTAGAGCAACTGGAAAAGAGCGACATTAACCTTGTAGTAGCCGGAACAAAAGATGCCATCAACATGGTAGAAGCTGGTGCAGATGAAGTGCCAGAAGAAGTGATGTTAGAAGCAATCATGTTCGGTCATGAGGAAATCAAGCGCTTAATCGCTTTCCAAGAAGAAATTGTTCAAGCTATTGGAAAAGAGAAGACAGAAATAAAATTATATGAAGTAGATAAAACGCTTGAGCTTGAAATTCGTGCACTTGCTGAAGAGAAAATGACCAAAGCTGTGCAGGTTCACGAAAAGCATGCACGTGAAGCGGCAATTAAAGAAGTAAAAGAAGAAGTTATCGCACGTTATGAAGAACAAGAGTTAGAAGCTGACGTATTAAAACAAGTAAATGAAATTTTAAGCATGCTTGTAAAAGAAGAAGTGCGTCGTCTTATTACGGAAGATAAAGTACGTCCAGATGGTCGTAAGAGTGACGAAATCCGTCCTCTATCATCTGAGGTAGGACTTCTACCGCGTACACATGGTTCAGGTTTATTTACTCGAGGACAAACCCAAGCGTTAAGTATTTGTACCTTAGGTGCACTTGGAGATGTTCAAATCCTAGATGGTTTAGGAATTGAAGAGGAAAAACGCTTTATGCATCATTATAACTTCCCGCTATTTAGCGTAGGTGAAACAGGACCGATGAGAGGTCCTGGTCGACGTGAAATTGGGCATGGTGCACTAGGTGAAAGAGCTCTAGAACCTGTTATCCCTTCTGAAAAAGACTTTCCATATACAGTAAGACTAGTTTCAGAAGTACTTGAATCTAATGGTTCTACTTCACAGGCAAGTATTTGTGCTAGTACGCTGGCGATGATGGATGCAGGGGTACCAATCAAAGCACCTGTAGCAGGTATTGCGATGGGACTTATCAAAAAAGGTGAGCACTATACTGTTCTTACAGATATTCAAGGAATGGAAGATCACTTAGGGGATATGGACTTCAAAGTTGCTGGTACATCAAAAGGAGTAACGGCGCTGCAAATGGACATCAAAATTGAAGGCTTGTCTCGTGACATCTTGGAAGAGGCACTTCAACAAGCGAAAATCGGTAGAATTCAAATTCTCGATTCTATGCTTGCAACCTTAGCAGAATCGCGCAAGGAACTTTCTCCTTATGCTCCTAAAATCTTGATGATGAGCATTAATCCAGATAAGATTCGCGATGTAATCGGACCAAGTGGAAAACAAATTAATAAGATTATTGAAGAGACCGGAGTGAAAATTGATATCGAACAAGACGGTACAGTATTCATTTCTTCCATAGATATGGAAATGAACGAGAAAGCAAAGAAAATCATCGAAGATATCGTGCGTGAAGTACAAGTTGGAGAAATCTACCTTGGAAAAGTAAAACGTATTGAAAAGTTCGGTGCCTTTGTTGAACTGTTCAGCGGCAAAGATGGTCTTGTGCATATTTCGGAGCTTGCAGAAGAGAGAGTAAAGCAAGTGGAAGATATTGTGAAGCTTGGTGAAGAAGTACTTGTAAAAGTAATGGAAATT
- the rpsO gene encoding 30S ribosomal protein S15, with translation MAITQERKQELINEFRTHESDTGSPEVQIAVLTEQINNLNDHLRTHKKDHHSRRGLLKMVGKRRNLLTYLRNKDVTRYRELINKLGLRR, from the coding sequence ATGGCTATTACACAAGAGCGTAAACAAGAACTAATTAATGAGTTCAGAACTCACGAATCTGACACTGGATCTCCAGAAGTACAGATCGCTGTCCTAACAGAACAAATTAACAACTTGAACGATCATTTACGTACGCACAAAAAGGATCACCATTCACGTCGTGGTCTTTTGAAAATGGTTGGTAAACGTCGTAACTTACTAACTTACCTACGTAACAAAGACGTTACTCGTTACCGTGAACTAATTAACAAATTAGGTCTACGTCGATAA